Genomic segment of Truepera radiovictrix DSM 17093:
GTGATGTGAAAGACCACCTCTTGGTTGGCGAAGATGGCGTCCGAGCCGTCCCAGTCCTCGAGCCTGCCCGTGTACGTGTAGAAGCCGCGGTCGTTCATCTCCTTCATAAACTCGGCGACGCGCACGAACGCTTCGCTGGTGAGGTTGATCTCCGTGGCGCGGGCGCTGCGGCCGTTGTCGTTATTCAGCAGCGGCTCGCCCTGCTGCGCCATCCACTGCTCGAAAAACCAGCCGTTTAGGCTCATTCCGAAGCAGCTCGCGCTAAGGCCCGCCGCCTCGACCGCTTCGCACGCCGCTAAAAGCTCGCCGAAGGTCTCGGGCGGGTTCTCGGGGTCCAGGCCCGCCTCCTCCATGAGGTCGCGGTTAAAGTAGAGGATCGGCGACGAGCTGTTAAAGGGGATCGAGTTGACTTGCCCGTTGATGGTGTAGTAGTTGATCACCGGTTCGATGTAGTCCGACAGGTCGAACGCGCCCTCGACTTCGGCCACGGGGACGAAGATACCCGCGTCGAGCGCGAGCTGCGAACCGATCTCGTAGATCATCACCACGTGCGGCGTGTCGCCCTGGCGCGCGCCCAGGATGGTCGCCTGGAGCGTTTCGGCGTACGAGCCCTGCGAGGTGGTGTTCATGACGTACTCGGGGTTCATCTCGCTCCACTCGGCGGCGCGCTCGGCGATCCAGTTCGAGCGGGGCGCGTCGGAAAACGCGTGCCAGAAGTCGAGCTGCGTCTGGGCGTGGGCCACGCCGAGAGCGGCGGCCCCCAAACCGAGCGCGAGCACGCGGCGCGGCACCCCACGGCGTTTCGTTACACGGCGTTTCATCACACGGGTCCTCCTATGGGTTTGTACGCTCTGCCGGCCGTAGTGTAGCAGATGTGCGGTAGACGCTTGCCATCGTACCAAGCGCCCGTCAGGCGTTCGTCAGCTTGGGGCTAGCGACCTTCGCGCGCCACCTAACCGACGCGTTGGCCTTTAGCGCGGGCGCGGCTCGTGGCCCACAGGCTACGAGCCACAGGCCACCGACCGCTCTCGAAACGGTTTGTGTGGCAGCTGAAGCAGCGTCAACGGCACCTAACGGTAAGCCCGCACCGTGCCGTCGAGGGCGGCCACGAGGAGCGTTTCGCCGAGCACCAGCGGGCTCGCCTGGATGGGGCTGGGCGCGACCTGGTCGCTAAAGAGGCGCGCGCCGGTGCGCGCGTCCAGGGCGACGAGCTCGCCCGCCTCGGTCGCGACGTAGAGCACCCCGCTCGCGAGCACCGGCGCGGCGGTGACGCGCGCGCCGAGGTCGGCCTCCCAGAGGTCGTCGCCGGTCTCGAGCGCCAAGCAGCGCATCACCCCCGCCCACGAGGCGCAGTACACGAGGCGCCCCCACAAGAGCGGGGAGGCCCAGAGGGGGCCCTCCATGTCGTAGCTCCAGCGCACCTCGAGGCGCTGCAGGTCAAACGCATGCAGGTCGCCCGAGCGCTCGGGCAAGAGCAGCACCTCGGGGGTCGCGGCGCACTGCGCGACCGTCTCGCCCAGGTGCAGCTTGAATCGCCCCGACCCGTCGCGGGCGTCCACGCAGTGCAGCCACCCCGAACGGGTGGTGAAAAAGACCCCCCCCGCGACGGCCGTCGGGGCGGTCGCCGCTTCGTCGCTGGGGTAGCGCCAGCGCACCTCGCCGCTCAGGGTGCGGCGCTCGAGCCCGCTCTGGGTGGTGAGCAGGAGCTCCCCCGCGTAGGGCAGCAGCCCCACCGCGCCCGCGCCCTCGTCCGTCCAGGCCAGGTCGCCGCTCGGCCAGCGGTGGAGGCTGAGAGCGCCCGCGCGCGAGGTGTAGGCGAGGTGCTCCTCGCACCAGACGACCGCGCTGTTGACCTCGTCGTCGGCCGCAAAGCGCCCCTGCACGCTGCCGTCGGTCGGGTGCAGCACGATGACCTCTTCGCTGCGGGTGCCGAGCAGCACGAAGCCGTCGGCGGCGGTCAGCGCGGCGGGCCACTGTGGCCCCTCGGGGAGTTTGAGGTGCCACCGGCGCGTTAAGCGCACGGGGTGAAGTGGTCCCTCGGCGAGCACCCCGCGCTGCCCCGGCCCCCCGAGGCGCTGCGTGAGGCTGCGCCTGGCGACCTCCGCGCGCACGGTGCGCAAGGCGTCGGCGACCCGCTCCCCCGAGGCGGGGCGTTCCTCGGGGCGTTTGGCGAGGAGGCTCTCGATGAGACGAGCGAGGCTCGGCGGCAGCTCGGGGTTGAGCGCCTCCGGTGGCACGAGGTCGCTGTAGACGTGTTTGTAGAGGAGCGTGAGGTCGTTTTCCGCCTCGAAGGGCGCCTCCCCCGTGACCGTTTTGTAGAGCACCGCGCCGAGCGCGTAGAGGTCGGTGTGCGCGCCCGTCGCGCCCCCTTGGGCCTGCTCCGGCGCCATGTACTGCGGGGTGCCCAGGGTGAGGCCGGTGCGGGTGAGCTGCCGGCTCGCTTCGGCGAGCTGCACGAGGCCGAAGTCCATCACCTTGGGTTGGCCGGAGGGGGTGAGCAGGATGTTGCGCGGGGTGAGGTCGCGGTGCACCATGCCGAGGCGGTGCACGTAAGCGAGCGCGTCGGCGACGGCGATGGCGGCGTCTAAAAAGTCAAGGAGCGGCTCGAGGTCGCCCGTTAGGGGGCCGAGGTCGGTAAAGGCGCCGCCGGAGACGAGCTCCATGGTGAAGTAGATGTGCTCGCCGCGCCCGAGGTCGAAGATCGAGACGATGTTGGGGTGCGCGAGCTTGGCGAGCGTCATCACCTCGCGGCGGAAGCGCTCGCTGTCGGCTTCGGTGAGGTGCGGCCGCAGCACCTTGAGGGCGACTTCGCGTTCGAGGTGCCGGTCGAGCGCGCGGTAGACCTGCGCCATGCCGCCGTGCCCCAAGCTGCCGGTAATCTCGAAACGCCCGTCGATAAGCTCGCCTACGGAAAAGCGCGACACGCTAAGAGGATAACGCGTTTCGCGGTTGCAGCGGCCTTCGGCGCTCTTGGGACGATGCTCTTAAAGCGGCGCGCCTCGGGGCGGTGGCCTAGGTGACGGTAGGCGTACGTGTGGTCGCGCGGCCCTTTACCCCTCCTCCCCTTCGCCCTCGCTTAAAGTCGCTAAGAGCTTGGGGTCGAGCTGCCCCTCCTCGACCGCGCGGTTAAGCATCTCGATGCCTAGGCGC
This window contains:
- a CDS encoding ABC transporter substrate-binding protein, giving the protein MKRRVTKRRGVPRRVLALGLGAAALGVAHAQTQLDFWHAFSDAPRSNWIAERAAEWSEMNPEYVMNTTSQGSYAETLQATILGARQGDTPHVVMIYEIGSQLALDAGIFVPVAEVEGAFDLSDYIEPVINYYTINGQVNSIPFNSSSPILYFNRDLMEEAGLDPENPPETFGELLAACEAVEAAGLSASCFGMSLNGWFFEQWMAQQGEPLLNNDNGRSARATEINLTSEAFVRVAEFMKEMNDRGFYTYTGRLEDWDGSDAIFANQEVVFHITSTADLANLSAAAEENGFELGAGLMPIPDGVERNGVVIGGASLWLLADKPTEEQQAALDFVLYMTNTENMVDWHKATGYYPVRTSAVEALEAEGWFDERPTYRVAFDQLLNTRVSPATAGGLMGNFQELRTIVAETMQRIFNGADVQAELERAKTQAEARLAEYNSNF
- a CDS encoding protein kinase domain-containing protein, encoding MSRFSVGELIDGRFEITGSLGHGGMAQVYRALDRHLEREVALKVLRPHLTEADSERFRREVMTLAKLAHPNIVSIFDLGRGEHIYFTMELVSGGAFTDLGPLTGDLEPLLDFLDAAIAVADALAYVHRLGMVHRDLTPRNILLTPSGQPKVMDFGLVQLAEASRQLTRTGLTLGTPQYMAPEQAQGGATGAHTDLYALGAVLYKTVTGEAPFEAENDLTLLYKHVYSDLVPPEALNPELPPSLARLIESLLAKRPEERPASGERVADALRTVRAEVARRSLTQRLGGPGQRGVLAEGPLHPVRLTRRWHLKLPEGPQWPAALTAADGFVLLGTRSEEVIVLHPTDGSVQGRFAADDEVNSAVVWCEEHLAYTSRAGALSLHRWPSGDLAWTDEGAGAVGLLPYAGELLLTTQSGLERRTLSGEVRWRYPSDEAATAPTAVAGGVFFTTRSGWLHCVDARDGSGRFKLHLGETVAQCAATPEVLLLPERSGDLHAFDLQRLEVRWSYDMEGPLWASPLLWGRLVYCASWAGVMRCLALETGDDLWEADLGARVTAAPVLASGVLYVATEAGELVALDARTGARLFSDQVAPSPIQASPLVLGETLLVAALDGTVRAYR